One Bdellovibrio bacteriovorus str. Tiberius DNA segment encodes these proteins:
- a CDS encoding D-alanyl-D-alanine carboxypeptidase yields the protein MIPALAKKILHVTVGTLLISSAASAKVYLNSMCHMAANSKTQQIQGDDNKDDKFPLASISKIVTTLWAIDRLGPDYRFQTKLHVTPTANGSYDIHIEGSRDPLFGRNMSYFLLSELNRMKITKIEKLTFDENFLLAWLAEEKPMIGGTTPKYSTVEQQASVVRATLTSSFATAINPGYYAILKSKAARIGVQMSLRPKVDVRTVSFVKKAEFQKSEKTTTMVLLSSPLKNILKRMNNQSNNYIADNLFWNLGGSEAFNAYIAGKMQADETDIVFHNGSGNNEGSVAKPVYNEATCETMIKVLYSLDKSLSAKGYELSDVMAVAAKDKSSTVGGYGGVMAGSTTAKTGSVNKAKTLMGSVSTKNGEIYFAVLMHTDYDKSRSDWGVASQQIKNKVSQLINQNGGPKAINYTEQLPLPFDKYSYLTKVTTITTAKK from the coding sequence ATGATTCCAGCTTTGGCCAAAAAAATATTGCACGTTACTGTTGGTACGCTTCTTATCAGTTCCGCCGCTTCTGCGAAGGTTTATTTGAATTCCATGTGCCACATGGCCGCGAATTCCAAAACCCAGCAGATCCAGGGTGATGACAATAAGGATGATAAGTTCCCGCTGGCATCCATCTCCAAAATCGTAACCACACTGTGGGCCATTGACCGCCTGGGTCCTGACTATCGCTTCCAAACCAAACTGCATGTCACACCGACGGCGAACGGTTCTTACGATATTCATATCGAAGGCAGCCGCGATCCATTGTTTGGTCGCAACATGTCTTATTTCCTGCTTTCTGAACTGAACCGCATGAAAATCACCAAGATCGAAAAACTGACTTTCGATGAAAACTTCCTGTTGGCTTGGTTGGCGGAAGAAAAGCCGATGATCGGCGGAACGACTCCTAAATACAGCACCGTGGAACAGCAGGCCTCTGTCGTGCGTGCGACTTTGACGTCCTCTTTCGCGACGGCTATCAATCCGGGCTATTACGCTATTCTGAAATCCAAAGCGGCGCGCATTGGCGTGCAAATGTCCCTTCGCCCAAAGGTGGACGTGCGCACGGTCAGCTTCGTGAAAAAAGCAGAGTTCCAGAAAAGTGAAAAAACCACCACAATGGTTCTGTTGTCTTCGCCTTTGAAAAACATCCTGAAGCGCATGAACAACCAGTCCAACAACTATATCGCTGACAATCTGTTCTGGAATCTGGGTGGTTCTGAAGCTTTCAACGCTTACATCGCCGGCAAAATGCAGGCTGATGAAACCGACATCGTTTTCCACAACGGATCCGGTAACAACGAAGGCTCTGTGGCAAAACCGGTTTACAATGAAGCCACCTGCGAAACGATGATCAAGGTTCTTTATTCTTTGGACAAATCCCTGTCGGCAAAAGGGTATGAACTTTCTGACGTAATGGCGGTTGCTGCGAAAGACAAGTCCTCTACCGTGGGCGGCTACGGCGGCGTGATGGCAGGATCCACGACAGCTAAAACAGGCAGCGTGAACAAAGCCAAAACTTTGATGGGCTCTGTATCCACGAAGAATGGCGAAATCTATTTCGCGGTTCTGATGCACACGGATTATGACAAGTCCCGCTCTGACTGGGGTGTGGCTTCTCAACAGATCAAAAACAAGGTCAGCCAGCTGATCAATCAAAATGGCGGACCGAAAGCGATCAATTACACCGAACAATTGCCTTTGCCATTTGATAAATATTCTTACCTGACTAAAGTGACCACTATCACTACAGCGAAGAAATAG
- a CDS encoding CidA/LrgA family protein, which yields MIQAFVILLVFQLLGEAVVALFKLFIPGPVLGMVFFFIALLVRPSLKDKVEILSRSITAHLALFFVPAGVGVIEYFDLFGKYGVGMVVTVLISTIVTLGMTAFVFHQLMKVGTKESP from the coding sequence ATGATTCAGGCCTTTGTTATCCTATTAGTGTTCCAGCTGCTCGGGGAAGCCGTTGTGGCCCTGTTTAAGCTCTTTATCCCGGGCCCGGTGCTGGGTATGGTCTTCTTCTTTATAGCCCTTCTGGTGCGCCCTTCATTAAAGGACAAAGTCGAAATCCTCAGCCGTTCGATCACGGCCCATCTGGCGCTGTTCTTTGTTCCGGCCGGGGTGGGGGTTATTGAGTATTTCGACCTTTTCGGCAAATACGGCGTGGGTATGGTGGTCACGGTTCTAATCAGCACGATCGTCACTCTGGGGATGACGGCCTTCGTATTTCATCAACTGATGAAGGTCGGCACCAAGGAGTCCCCATGA
- a CDS encoding LrgB family protein, with the protein MIELCALIMTLGFYLASRRISAWGKDNPLLSPPVISMFAIIAVLLIAKIPYREYFQAVRPIHFMLGPATVALALPLYNQLDRLRRVLVPLMVALVIGSAVGILSAVFIGAFMGLPHEVLLSLTPKSVTTPIAMGIAEKIGGAPSLATVFVMITGIVGALVATTVMKLVRVKDPVVKGFAMGLAAHGLGTVRAFQIGEMAGAFAGLAMALNGLMTAIIVPLILSLIP; encoded by the coding sequence ATGATCGAATTGTGCGCCCTGATCATGACCCTGGGGTTTTATCTGGCTTCCCGTCGCATCAGTGCGTGGGGCAAGGACAATCCTTTGTTAAGTCCACCGGTGATTTCGATGTTTGCGATCATCGCGGTATTGCTGATTGCTAAAATTCCCTACCGTGAATACTTCCAGGCCGTCAGGCCGATTCATTTCATGTTGGGACCGGCAACGGTGGCTTTGGCTTTGCCATTATATAATCAACTGGATCGTCTGCGCCGGGTGCTGGTGCCTTTGATGGTGGCTCTGGTAATCGGATCCGCAGTGGGGATTTTAAGCGCGGTCTTTATCGGGGCCTTCATGGGACTTCCGCATGAAGTGCTGTTGTCGCTGACTCCAAAATCCGTGACGACCCCGATTGCCATGGGGATCGCCGAAAAAATCGGTGGGGCGCCGTCATTGGCCACTGTCTTTGTGATGATCACGGGGATCGTTGGCGCCCTGGTGGCGACAACAGTGATGAAGCTTGTGCGGGTGAAAGATCCGGTGGTGAAGGGTTTTGCGATGGGACTTGCTGCCCATGGACTGGGAACGGTGCGGGCCTTTCAGATCGGCGAGATGGCCGGGGCCTTTGCGGGGCTTGCGATGGCGCTCAACGGTTTGATGACCGCCATCATTGTACCTTTGATACTTTCTTTGATTCCTTAG
- the hemH gene encoding ferrochelatase, whose translation MAKKGLLLINIGSPRSYEVPDVKKYLTEFLMDEEVINLPFVLRWPLVNLLIVPRRAPFSAENYKKVWMKEGSPIAVYTRRFAELLQDELKDQFVVKVGLQYSEPSVESALKELQQAGVDEILIAPMFPQYAEATNGSSFKLAEKTAKKLHLTTPLRRLPAFFDDASFIGTSVKLAEETLQDKKVDHYLFSFHGLPESHVRKIHGCLTTEDCCFDKNACAKNCYRAQCFATATAIAESLNLAPSHWSVSFQSRLGRAEWLKPATDHSLEVLAKTGKKNIAVICPSFVADCIETLEEIGIGGQETFHEHGGEQYYLVPCVNDNPKWVQGFADLVKSI comes from the coding sequence ATGGCTAAAAAAGGTCTTCTATTAATCAATATTGGCAGCCCCCGCTCTTACGAAGTCCCGGATGTTAAAAAATATCTGACTGAGTTTTTGATGGATGAAGAAGTCATCAACCTGCCCTTTGTTCTGCGCTGGCCGCTGGTCAATCTTTTGATTGTTCCCCGTCGCGCGCCGTTCTCGGCTGAAAACTACAAAAAAGTCTGGATGAAAGAAGGCTCTCCGATCGCGGTTTACACCCGCCGATTTGCCGAACTGTTACAGGATGAACTAAAAGACCAGTTCGTGGTGAAAGTCGGCCTGCAATACAGTGAACCTTCTGTCGAGTCCGCACTGAAAGAACTTCAGCAAGCCGGTGTCGACGAAATCCTGATTGCCCCGATGTTCCCGCAGTATGCCGAAGCCACCAATGGAAGCTCTTTCAAGCTGGCTGAAAAGACCGCCAAGAAGCTTCATCTGACCACACCCCTGCGCCGTCTGCCGGCGTTCTTTGATGATGCCTCTTTCATCGGGACGTCCGTCAAATTGGCGGAAGAAACTCTGCAGGACAAAAAGGTCGACCACTATCTGTTTTCATTCCACGGTCTGCCTGAAAGCCACGTGCGTAAAATCCATGGCTGCCTGACGACAGAAGACTGCTGTTTCGACAAAAATGCCTGCGCCAAGAACTGCTATCGCGCCCAGTGCTTTGCCACGGCGACGGCGATTGCTGAATCCCTGAATCTGGCTCCAAGCCATTGGAGTGTTTCTTTCCAATCCCGCTTGGGCCGTGCTGAATGGCTGAAACCTGCAACTGATCACAGTTTGGAAGTGCTGGCAAAAACCGGCAAAAAAAACATCGCCGTTATCTGCCCGTCTTTTGTTGCTGACTGTATTGAGACTTTGGAAGAAATCGGCATCGGCGGGCAAGAGACCTTCCACGAGCACGGCGGAGAGCAGTATTATCTGGTCCCTTGTGTGAACGACAACCCGAAATGGGTTCAGGGCTTTGCCGATCTGGTGAAAAGCATCTAA
- a CDS encoding poly(A) polymerase: MTAQQKPQLHEDWIDSYALRIVRNLQDAGFETYLVGGCVRDLLVGIHPKDFDIATSAHPNQVRKKVPNAYVIGRRFKLVLVKRGDQQFEVATFRRNVTQEELADQGDDSVEGDNYFGTVEEDAVRRDFTCNAVFYDPGQHKLIDYCGGIQDIENRVLRMIGDPKARFIEDPIRILRAIRLSHKLHFSIETTMRAAIAECSSELKKSVLPRRREEWLKFLRLKEPHLAFMELFDLHILEQILPGLHSVFVDAHKMEVFEIHLARINLSGIDKNDPIELFAGFMMAFMKAQYGEEPWNHDDLSNDSKLAYFMREEMGIFKQEIAIFFKALYLMQGLHKIESYSRKGERRQAAFVMNESFVLAMKLAKMDYSLSPSQMHYWEQQYEKFSRGPAPRQKPEETHH; this comes from the coding sequence ATGACTGCCCAGCAAAAACCCCAGCTCCACGAGGACTGGATCGACTCCTACGCATTAAGAATTGTTCGTAACCTTCAAGACGCCGGTTTTGAAACCTATCTTGTTGGTGGGTGCGTTCGCGATTTGCTTGTTGGGATTCATCCGAAAGATTTCGATATCGCCACCAGTGCTCACCCCAATCAGGTGCGCAAAAAAGTTCCCAACGCTTACGTGATTGGTCGTCGTTTCAAGCTGGTGCTTGTTAAACGTGGTGATCAGCAGTTCGAGGTCGCAACTTTCCGTCGCAATGTGACCCAGGAAGAACTGGCCGATCAGGGTGATGACTCGGTTGAAGGCGACAACTATTTCGGCACCGTTGAAGAAGATGCCGTTCGCCGCGATTTCACCTGCAACGCTGTTTTCTACGATCCAGGCCAGCACAAGCTGATCGACTATTGCGGCGGCATTCAGGATATCGAAAACCGTGTCCTGCGCATGATTGGTGATCCGAAAGCCCGTTTCATCGAAGATCCGATTCGCATTCTGCGCGCGATACGTCTGTCCCACAAACTGCATTTTTCGATTGAAACCACGATGCGGGCAGCGATTGCTGAATGCAGCAGCGAACTGAAAAAATCCGTTCTTCCGCGCCGTCGTGAAGAGTGGCTGAAGTTCCTGCGCCTGAAAGAACCACACCTGGCTTTCATGGAGCTGTTTGACCTGCATATTCTGGAACAGATTCTGCCGGGCCTGCATTCCGTGTTTGTTGACGCTCACAAAATGGAAGTCTTTGAAATCCATCTGGCGCGCATCAATTTGTCAGGAATCGACAAGAACGACCCGATTGAATTGTTCGCCGGATTTATGATGGCCTTCATGAAAGCCCAGTACGGCGAAGAGCCTTGGAATCATGACGACCTTTCCAATGATTCAAAGCTTGCCTACTTCATGCGTGAAGAAATGGGCATCTTCAAACAGGAAATCGCGATCTTCTTCAAAGCCCTGTATCTGATGCAGGGCCTGCACAAGATTGAAAGCTACAGCCGCAAGGGCGAGCGCCGTCAGGCGGCCTTTGTGATGAATGAATCCTTCGTGCTGGCGATGAAACTTGCGAAGATGGATTATTCCCTGTCCCCGTCCCAGATGCATTACTGGGAACAACAGTATGAAAAGTTCTCGCGTGGACCGGCTCCGCGCCAGAAACCTGAGGAAACCCACCACTAA
- a CDS encoding alpha/beta fold hydrolase — protein MSYLNNFYHLFYGPEDGRKWVFVHGLMGYGQNWRRIIQGIEATERCLAFDQRGHGRSFQPPEGYSPEDYADDLKKIVDELGWGKFVLVGHSMGGRNVLNFASRFPEYVSHLVIEDIGPEANPTAHEYYEYLLNLVPSPFASRDEAKRYFFEDFVKTAKTRENIQVMANYFYSNMVEQANGTVDWRFSKQGILDSVRLGRTDDRWDEVKSLKVPTLLVRGGNSKELSQENYDKMLASNPMIKGVVIPGAGHWVHSDQPQAFTEAVKLFVGGF, from the coding sequence ATGTCTTACCTCAATAATTTCTATCATCTCTTTTATGGTCCCGAAGACGGGCGCAAATGGGTCTTTGTTCATGGTCTGATGGGCTATGGGCAGAACTGGCGCCGGATCATTCAGGGGATTGAGGCGACCGAACGGTGTTTGGCCTTTGACCAGCGCGGGCATGGAAGATCCTTCCAGCCGCCCGAGGGTTACAGTCCCGAAGACTATGCGGACGACCTTAAAAAGATTGTGGATGAGTTGGGGTGGGGGAAGTTTGTTCTGGTCGGGCACTCGATGGGTGGCCGTAACGTCCTGAACTTTGCTTCCAGATTCCCCGAGTATGTGTCCCACCTGGTGATCGAAGACATTGGGCCCGAGGCCAATCCCACGGCTCATGAGTATTACGAGTATTTGTTGAATCTGGTTCCCAGCCCTTTTGCCTCCCGAGACGAGGCCAAGCGCTATTTCTTCGAGGACTTTGTCAAAACGGCAAAGACCCGGGAAAACATCCAGGTGATGGCGAACTATTTCTATTCGAATATGGTGGAACAAGCCAACGGAACTGTGGATTGGCGGTTTTCGAAACAAGGCATTCTGGACTCTGTTCGCCTGGGGCGCACGGATGACAGATGGGATGAAGTGAAATCCCTGAAAGTGCCGACCCTGCTGGTTCGCGGAGGAAACTCCAAAGAACTCAGTCAGGAAAACTACGACAAAATGCTGGCTAGCAACCCTATGATTAAGGGCGTCGTAATACCTGGAGCTGGACATTGGGTCCACTCAGATCAACCTCAGGCCTTTACGGAGGCCGTGAAACTGTTTGTGGGCGGCTTTTAA
- a CDS encoding protoporphyrinogen/coproporphyrinogen oxidase, translated as MKTVHVIGAGFAGLTVSLRLAQKGFQVELYESSDRVGGLLGTDQTPYGIAERAANALIRTEKAEGLFNELGITPSYPLESSKKRFLFRNSPKAWPLTFVETLALIGRVLPRVLTGGKKALRPQAGETLLNWGERKVGKATTRFLLGPAMQGIYGNEITHLSASLILGPLFSGNKRSKYKGLLTGPGGMQDLVDHLQTRLQELGVKIHLNSQVNLESLQGPVVVATSAKAATQLLANKHPDFSKVLSNIQMSSLMSVTLFFAKPQEKYKGFGCLIPRGFDLKALGVLMNSYIFKDRDKTYNETWILGGQQEEALLDLSDSELLKLLAEERFRILGQKDALLDYRINRWKKALPFYDLKLENALADLAEVPEPQGLFLHGNYLSGIGLSKILERSDLIAEKIASAHG; from the coding sequence ATGAAAACAGTGCATGTGATCGGCGCGGGCTTTGCGGGACTGACAGTGTCCTTAAGGCTCGCCCAAAAAGGCTTTCAGGTAGAACTTTACGAATCCTCGGACCGTGTCGGGGGATTGCTGGGTACTGACCAGACACCTTACGGAATCGCCGAACGTGCCGCCAATGCCCTGATTCGCACTGAAAAAGCCGAAGGCCTTTTCAACGAACTGGGCATCACTCCAAGTTATCCCCTGGAGTCCTCTAAAAAACGTTTCCTTTTCCGCAATTCTCCTAAAGCCTGGCCGCTGACTTTTGTGGAAACCCTGGCCCTGATCGGCCGCGTGCTTCCCCGTGTTTTGACCGGTGGAAAAAAAGCCCTGCGCCCTCAAGCCGGTGAAACCCTGCTGAACTGGGGCGAGCGTAAAGTCGGCAAAGCCACAACAAGATTTTTGCTGGGACCTGCGATGCAGGGAATCTATGGCAATGAGATCACGCATCTTAGCGCCAGTCTGATTCTGGGCCCGCTGTTTTCTGGAAACAAACGCAGCAAATACAAAGGTCTTCTGACCGGTCCGGGCGGAATGCAGGATCTCGTCGACCATCTGCAAACCCGCCTGCAGGAACTGGGCGTGAAGATTCATCTGAATTCCCAGGTGAATCTGGAATCCCTGCAAGGCCCGGTGGTGGTTGCCACTTCGGCGAAAGCGGCGACCCAGCTGCTGGCCAATAAACATCCCGATTTTTCCAAAGTCCTTTCCAATATACAGATGTCTTCACTGATGAGTGTGACGTTGTTCTTTGCCAAGCCCCAGGAAAAATACAAGGGCTTTGGCTGTCTGATCCCACGCGGATTTGACCTGAAAGCTTTGGGGGTTCTGATGAATTCTTATATCTTCAAAGACCGCGACAAAACCTACAACGAAACCTGGATTCTGGGTGGCCAGCAGGAAGAAGCGTTGCTGGATCTGTCTGACAGCGAGCTTTTAAAACTGCTGGCGGAAGAACGCTTCCGCATCCTGGGACAAAAAGACGCCCTGCTGGATTATCGTATCAACCGCTGGAAAAAGGCGTTGCCGTTTTATGACCTGAAACTGGAAAACGCACTGGCGGATCTGGCAGAAGTGCCGGAACCCCAGGGCTTGTTCCTGCACGGCAATTACCTCAGCGGCATTGGTCTTAGCAAAATTCTGGAACGCAGCGATTTGATCGCCGAAAAGATTGCGAGCGCACATGGCTAA
- a CDS encoding DEAD/DEAH box helicase: MKFSELNLDSQLLSAIQKLNYDDCTPIQEQAIPPVLDDKDVAGLAQTGTGKTAAFVIPVMERILRARPVQGEVTEEQKALIEKRAYKDWKPQNFVLILVPTRELAEQVQDNINKLSVDSGLRGFAIYGGTGYDKQKEALKNGVEFIVATPGRLIDLYKEHLVDLKQVRAIVFDEADRMFDMGFKDDMKYILQRVPRERQLLVFSATLNFDVLNTIYQFGSEPVEINISRDQAKADNVKDQIFHVGSDEKPQHLLSLLKVHNPKQAIIFTNFKMSVERIAKFLVENGVPAMAISSLLTQAQRNRVIEQFKAENDMNVLVATDVAARGLDIKGVDMVVNYELPMDSESYVHRIGRTGRAGTTGQAFSLVGDKDIESLGRIEDYLKHKIEVGYLENDQLLKDFKPMTSHFEGHYPKSLDRARAPREGGRGGDRGPRREGDRGPRRERGDRGPRQDRGPRPEGQQKSAQGAGAQQTQGGGQRPDSRPKRQEGGPKRPHDGKRGEQRPRTDQQARKPHGQQQRQGASAKKRVPMAAQKSIGQKVAGFFKRLFS, encoded by the coding sequence TTGAAATTCTCAGAATTGAATTTAGATTCCCAATTATTATCTGCAATCCAGAAGTTGAACTATGATGATTGCACCCCGATCCAGGAACAGGCCATCCCGCCGGTTCTGGACGACAAAGACGTTGCCGGCCTTGCTCAGACCGGAACAGGTAAAACTGCCGCTTTCGTAATCCCAGTGATGGAACGTATCCTTAGAGCCCGCCCAGTTCAGGGTGAAGTGACTGAAGAGCAAAAAGCCCTGATCGAAAAAAGAGCCTACAAAGACTGGAAGCCTCAGAACTTCGTATTGATCCTGGTTCCAACGCGTGAGTTGGCAGAGCAGGTTCAGGACAACATCAACAAGCTGAGCGTTGATTCCGGCCTTCGTGGTTTTGCGATCTATGGCGGTACGGGTTACGACAAACAAAAAGAGGCGTTGAAAAACGGTGTTGAATTCATCGTGGCGACTCCAGGCCGTTTGATCGATCTGTACAAAGAACATCTGGTGGACCTGAAACAGGTTCGTGCGATCGTCTTCGATGAAGCGGACCGTATGTTCGACATGGGCTTCAAAGACGACATGAAGTACATCCTTCAGCGCGTTCCTCGTGAACGTCAGCTTTTGGTGTTCAGTGCGACTTTGAACTTTGATGTTTTGAACACCATCTATCAGTTCGGTTCCGAGCCGGTGGAAATCAACATCAGCCGTGACCAGGCCAAAGCGGACAACGTGAAAGATCAGATCTTCCACGTGGGTTCCGATGAAAAGCCCCAGCATCTTCTGTCTTTGCTGAAAGTGCACAATCCAAAACAGGCCATCATCTTCACCAACTTCAAAATGAGCGTCGAGCGCATCGCGAAGTTCCTGGTTGAAAACGGTGTTCCTGCCATGGCGATTTCAAGCCTTCTGACTCAAGCTCAGCGCAACCGCGTGATTGAGCAGTTCAAAGCTGAAAACGACATGAACGTGCTGGTGGCAACGGACGTTGCAGCCCGCGGTTTGGACATCAAAGGTGTCGACATGGTTGTGAACTATGAACTGCCGATGGACTCTGAATCCTACGTTCACCGTATCGGTCGTACCGGTCGTGCGGGCACGACAGGTCAGGCGTTCTCTTTGGTTGGCGACAAGGACATCGAGTCTTTGGGTCGCATCGAAGATTATTTGAAACACAAAATCGAAGTCGGCTATCTGGAAAACGACCAGTTGCTGAAAGACTTCAAGCCGATGACTTCCCATTTTGAAGGTCATTATCCAAAATCTTTGGATCGTGCACGTGCGCCTCGTGAAGGTGGACGTGGTGGTGACAGAGGTCCTCGCCGTGAAGGTGACCGTGGTCCACGTCGTGAACGTGGTGATCGCGGACCTCGTCAGGATCGTGGTCCTCGTCCAGAGGGTCAGCAGAAATCTGCACAAGGTGCAGGTGCTCAGCAGACTCAAGGCGGAGGCCAGCGTCCAGACAGCCGTCCAAAAAGACAAGAGGGTGGTCCGAAGCGTCCTCACGATGGAAAACGTGGCGAACAAAGACCAAGAACAGACCAGCAGGCTCGCAAGCCGCACGGTCAGCAGCAGCGCCAAGGGGCCTCAGCGAAGAAGCGTGTGCCAATGGCAGCGCAAAAATCCATCGGCCAAAAGGTCGCAGGATTCTTCAAACGTCTGTTCTCTTAA
- a CDS encoding ankyrin repeat domain-containing protein, whose product MKKSYLLAALIFFLAGLLHGTAFAAAGKSNKALNEAAEQGDLAKVKTLVQKNKIDLNAQDETGMTPLMNAAMGGNLDIVKFLLSKKVNLELKNNGGETALAFAVTNDAYDVADELIKAGANVDIIVAGDEGDTLFMRAAQNNKKTAESILSKNKALVNKANTLGETALFAVARYGTPADIDFLVKKGADLKVKNKKGQTALDVAKEASNQETTKALSKKK is encoded by the coding sequence ATGAAAAAGTCTTATTTGCTGGCAGCACTGATTTTCTTCCTCGCGGGCCTTCTTCACGGAACGGCTTTCGCGGCGGCAGGAAAATCCAACAAGGCCCTGAACGAGGCTGCGGAACAAGGCGATCTTGCCAAGGTCAAAACCCTGGTTCAGAAAAACAAAATTGATCTGAATGCGCAGGACGAAACCGGCATGACCCCGCTGATGAATGCAGCGATGGGTGGAAACCTGGATATCGTAAAATTCCTGCTTTCCAAAAAAGTGAATCTGGAACTAAAGAACAACGGCGGCGAAACCGCTTTGGCTTTCGCGGTGACCAACGATGCTTATGATGTGGCAGACGAGCTGATCAAAGCCGGTGCAAACGTGGACATCATCGTGGCGGGAGACGAAGGCGACACCCTGTTCATGCGTGCAGCCCAGAACAACAAAAAAACGGCGGAATCCATCCTTTCCAAAAACAAAGCTTTGGTGAACAAAGCCAATACTCTGGGTGAAACTGCGCTGTTCGCGGTGGCTCGTTACGGAACCCCGGCCGACATCGACTTCCTTGTGAAAAAGGGCGCGGATTTGAAAGTGAAAAACAAAAAAGGTCAGACCGCTCTGGATGTGGCGAAAGAAGCCTCCAACCAGGAGACGACAAAAGCTCTTTCCAAAAAGAAGTAA
- a CDS encoding cyclic nucleotide-binding domain-containing protein: MGRNDQKKNTFLIISGDKTRIHKCTDSLNRNFENCSVFHGSEWFEAKYKLDNVHPKAVLVDEYLPKGSGFDIVAKILKEKNNDDIAIIIMSYVADHDIFKHEVASGRIQFLTEPDREKALVDCVSKIISPKVDSNQAQYELKQLQPGDVLFKEGDMTEVAYIVKKGSLRAYSEGPDGEKIMFGEILPGEFVGEMGHFNHEPRSATVEAITEVELIAIPNGSLDNVIFARPSWAKALVKTLSLRLKKANKALTG; this comes from the coding sequence ATGGGACGGAACGACCAAAAGAAGAACACTTTCCTTATTATCAGCGGCGATAAAACCCGCATTCATAAATGCACTGACTCGCTCAATCGAAATTTTGAAAACTGCTCTGTCTTTCATGGCTCGGAATGGTTTGAAGCCAAATACAAGCTGGACAACGTTCATCCCAAAGCGGTGTTGGTGGATGAGTATCTGCCGAAGGGTTCAGGCTTTGACATCGTCGCCAAAATTCTGAAAGAAAAAAACAACGACGACATTGCGATCATCATTATGTCCTATGTCGCTGACCACGATATCTTCAAACACGAAGTCGCTTCCGGCCGCATTCAGTTTCTGACGGAACCTGACCGTGAAAAAGCTCTGGTCGACTGCGTTTCCAAAATCATTTCGCCGAAAGTCGACAGCAACCAGGCCCAGTACGAGCTAAAACAGCTGCAGCCGGGCGATGTTCTGTTCAAAGAAGGCGACATGACCGAAGTCGCCTACATCGTAAAAAAAGGCAGCCTGCGCGCCTATTCCGAAGGCCCGGATGGTGAAAAAATCATGTTCGGAGAAATTCTGCCCGGTGAATTCGTGGGCGAGATGGGGCACTTTAATCACGAACCCCGCTCAGCTACCGTGGAAGCCATCACTGAAGTGGAACTGATCGCGATTCCCAATGGCTCTTTGGACAATGTTATCTTTGCCCGACCGTCGTGGGCAAAAGCTCTGGTCAAGACCCTGTCGCTGCGGCTTAAGAAAGCCAACAAGGCCCTGACCGGCTAA